One Glycine max cultivar Williams 82 chromosome 3, Glycine_max_v4.0, whole genome shotgun sequence DNA window includes the following coding sequences:
- the LOC100800776 gene encoding disease resistance protein RUN1 isoform X2 → MSSAYSFDSDLHDEEMEMEMDFLRERYQEDNRNYDVFLSFRGEDTRASFTSHLYTALHNAGVFVFKDDETLSRGNKISPSLQLAIEESRVSVVVFSRNYAESRWCLKELEKIMECHRTTGQVVVPVFYDVDPSEVRHQTGHFGKAFRNLENRLLKVEEEELQRWWKTLAEAAGISGLSVVRNCNRRREIGDKICLLAQHWREALREAAGILGDSVSEFGKMDIANKIDYFVERWRDGLCVATRIPWRGMLIAEKLIDLLVKHWRETLCEALCEAVGFSDGADLYYREIEMVYKIEPLVVNWSTALGEAAGSISGGAHLNSQGKFANEISLLMKHWREALCEHNGIPLVFLLNFSVEEEIIRDFKDLMMSWKEALREAAGISRVVVLNYRGKVKIATEERNILVKHWAETLREAASISGIVVLNSRNESEAIKTIVENITRLLNKTELFVADNPVGIEPRVQEMIELLDQKQSNDVLILGMWGMGGIGKTTIAKAIYNKIGRNFEGKSFLAHIREVWEQDAGQVYLQEQLLFDIKKETNTKIRNVESGKVMLKERLRHKRVLLILDDVNKLHQLNVLCGSREWFGSGSRIIITTRDMHILRGRRVDKVFRMKGMDEDESIELFSWHAFKQASPREDFIELSRNLVAYSAGLPLALEVLGSYLFDMEVIEWKNVLEKLKKIPNDEVQEKLKISYDGLTDDTEKGIFLDIACFFIGMDRNDVIHILNGCGLCAENGIRVLVERSLVTVDYKNKLGMHDLLRDMGREIIRSKTPMELEERSRLWFHEDALDVLSKETGTKAIEGLALKLPRNNTKCLSTKAFKEMKKLRLLQLAGVQLVGDFKYLSKDLRWLCWHGFPLACIPTNLYQGSLVSIELENSNVNLLWKEAQVMEKLKILNLSHSHYLTQTPDFSNLPNLEKLLLIDCPRLSEISYTIGHLNKVLLINFQDCISLRKLPRSIYKLKSLKALILSGCLKIDKLEEDLEQMESLTTLIADKTAITRVPFSIVRSKRIGYISLCGYEGFSRDVFPSIIWSWMSPTNSLSSRVQTFLDVSSLVSLDVPNSSSNHLSYISKDLPLLQSLCIECGSELQLSIDAANILDALYATNFEELESTAATSQMHNMNVLTLIECNNQVHNLGSKNFRRSLLIQMGTSCQVTNILKQRILQNMTTSDGGGGCLLPGDSYPDWLTFNSEGSSLTFEIPQVNGRNLKKMMCHVHYSSPENITSDGLKNLLVINHTKAIIQLYKRNALVSFEDEEWQGVLSKIEPGNKVQIVVVFWSKLTVYKTTIYLIYEPMNEKIEHSRALNKNVMDSSGEENECVVGTISLQVESIYKPTNDIMEHCHASNKNAIVSSSDENECVVGTISLQVESIYKPTNDIMEHCHASNKNAIVSSSDENACVVRPFSPQVESIDDLRCVSKKGLIKRLLNKFLSCEYFCNANSENKKNQG, encoded by the exons ATGTCTTCTGCCTACAGTTTCGACTCTGATCTCCATGATGAGGAGATGGAGATGGAGATGGACTTTCTGCGTGAACGGTATCAGGAGGACAACAGAAACTATGATGTGTTTTTAAGTTTCAGAGGGGAAGACACGCGTGCTTCTTTCACTTCACATCTCTATACCGCTCTTCACAACGCGGGAGTCTTTGTTTTCAAGGATGATGAGACACTTTCAAGGGGAAATAAAATTTCACCCTCGCTGCAGTTAGCAATTGAAGAGTCTCGAGTTTCTGTTGTTGTTTTCTCTAGAAATTATGCAGAGTCGCGGTGGTGTTTGAAAGAGTTGGAGAAAATAATGGAGTGTCACAGAACAACAGGGCAAGTGGTAGTGCCAGTGTTCTATGATGTAGATCCCTCTGAAGTACGTCATCAAACAGGCCACTTTGGAAAAGCATTTCGAAACCTTGAGAACAGACTTTTAAAAGTGGAAGAGGAAGAGCTGCAACGATGGTGGAAGACGCTTGCTGAGGCCGCTGGCATCTCAGGGCTTTCTGTTGTCCGAAATTGCAA TCGTAGAAGGGAGATTGGTGATAAGATATGTCTCCTTGCGCAGCATTGGAGGGAGGCACTTCGTGAGGCTGCTGGCATCTTGGGGGATTCAGTCTCAGAATTCGG AAAAATGGACATTGCTAATAAAATAGACTACTTTGTGGAGCGTTGGAGGGACGGACTTTGTGTTGCCACTCGCATCCCGTG GAGAGGAATGTTGATTGCTGAAAAGTTAATAGATCTCCTTGTGAAGCATTGGAGGGAAACACTGTGTGAGGCACTTTGTGAGGCTGTTGGTTTCTCAGATGGTGCAGACTTATATTACAG AGAAATTGAGATGGTTTATAAAATAGAACCGCTTGTGGTGAATTGGAGTACGGCACTTGGCGAGGCTGCAGGTAGCATCTCGGGGGGTGCACACCTAAATTCCCA AGGGAAGTTTGCTAATGAGATAAGCCTCCTCATGAAGCATTGGAGGGAGGCACTTTGTGAGCATAATGGCATCCCATTGGTTTTCCTCTTAAATTTCAG TGTTGAAGAGGAgattataagagattttaaggACTTAATGATGTCTTGGAAGGAAGCACTTCGTGAGGCTGCTGGCATCTCGAGGGTTGTAGTCCTAAATTACAG GGGAAAAGTGAAGATTGCTACTGAAGAGAGAAACATCCTCGTGAAACATTGGGCAGAGACACTTCGTGAGGCTGCTAGCATCTCAGGGATTGTAGTCCTAAATTCCAG gAATGAAAGTGAGGCTATCAAAACTATTGTTGAAAACATTACGCGTTTGTTAAACAAGACAGAGTTGTTCGTTGCTGATAATCCAGTCGGCATAGAACCACGAGTCCAGGAAATGATTGAACTATTAGACCAAAAACAATCAAATGATGTTCTAATACTCGGGATGTGGGGGATGGGAGGCATTGGTAAAACGACTATTGCAAAAGCCATTTACAATAAGATTGGCCGCAATTTTGAGGGAAAAAGCTTCCTCGCACATATTAGGGAAGTTTGGGAGCAAGATGCTGGTCAAGTATATCTACAAGAACAACTTCTATTTGAtatcaaaaaagaaacaaacacaaaGATACGTAATGTTGAATCAGGAAAAGTTATGTTAAAAGAACGACTTCGCCATAAAAGGGTACTTCTTATACTTGATGATGTAAATAAATTGCATCAATTGAATGTTTTGTGTGGAAGTCGTGAATGGTTTGGTTCAGGGAGTAGAATAATCATCACAACTAGAGATATGCATATACTTAGAGGGAGAAGAGTTGACAAAGTGTTcagaatgaaaggaatggatGAAGATGAATCTATTGAGCTTTTTAGTTGGCATGCATTTAAGCAAGCAAGTCCAAGAGAAGATTTTATTGAACTTTCTAGAAATTTAGTTGCTTATTCTGCGGGATTGCCACTAGCTCTTGAAGTCCTTGGGTCCTATTTGTTTGATATGGAGGTAATAGAGTGGAAGAATGTATTGGAGAAACTCAAGAAAATTCCTAATGATGAAGtacaagagaaattaaaaataagctaTGATGGTTTAACTGATGATACAGAGAAAGGAATATTCCTTGATATAGCTTGTTTCTTTATAGGAATGGACCGGAATGATGTTATACATATCTTAAATGGTTGTgggctttgtgcagaaaatgGAATACGTGTCTTGGTAGAAAGAAGCCTTGTAACTGTAGATTATAAGAACAAGCTTGGAATGCATGATTTGCTGCGAGACATGGGAAGAGAAATCATTCGTTCAAAAACACCAATGGAGCTTGAGGAGCGTAGTAGGTTATGGTTTCATGAAGATGCGCTTGATGTATTATCAAAAGAAACT GGAACAAAAGCTATTGAGGGACTGGCTTTGAAGTTACCAAGAAATAATACAAAATGTTTGAGCACTAAAGCTTTTAAGGAGATGAAAAAACTCAGGTTGCTTCAACTTGCTGGTGTACAACTGGTTGGAGATTTCAAGTATCTTTCCAAAGATCTTAGATGGCTTTGTTGGCATGGATTTCCTTTAGCATGCATACCAACAAACCTTTATCAAGGAAGTCTAGTTTCTATTGAGCTAGAAAACAGCAATGTTAATCTTTTGTGGAAAGAAGCCCAg gtAATGGAGAAGCTGAAAATTCTTAATCTCAGTCATTCTCATTATTTAACACAGACTCCAGACTTTTCAAATTTGCCTAATCTTGAAAAGCTATTACTCATAGATTGTCCAAGGTTGTCCGAGATTTCCTATACCATTGGACATCTCAATAAAGTTCTTCTAATAAATTTTCAAGATTGTATTAGCCTTCGTAAGCTTCCAAGAAGTATCTATAAGTTGAAATCTCTTAAAGCACTCATTCTTTCAGGATGTTTAAAGATTGACAAGTTAGAAGAGGATTTGGAACAAATGGAGTCTTTGACAACCCTTATTGCGGATAAGACTGCAATAACAAGAGTGCCATTTTCAATAGTTAGATCAAAAAGAATTGGATATATCTCTTTGTGCGGCTATGAAGGATTCTCACGTGATGTGTTTCCTTCAATCATTTGGTCTTGGATGTCACCAACAAATAGTCTCTCATCCCGCGTTCAAACATTTCTAGATGTGTCATCTCTCGTTTCTTTAGACGTGCCAAATAGTAGTTCCAATCATCTATCATATATTTCTAAGGACCTTCCACTGCTTCAAAGTCTTTGTATAGAGTGTGGCTCAGAACTTCAACTTTCTATAGATGCTGCAAATATTTTGGATGCTTTATATGCCACAAATTTTGAAGAATTGGAATCAACTGCAGCCACATCGCAAATGCATAATATGAATGTTTTAACATTAATTGAATGCAACAATCAAGTACACAACTTAGGATCAAAAAATTTCAGGAGATCACTTTTAATTCAAATGGGAACGAGTTGTCAAGTCACCAATATTCTGAAACAGAGAATTTTACAG AATATGACAACtagtgatggtggtggtggttgtttGCTCCCCGGTGATAGCTATCCAGATTGGTTAACCTTCAACAGCGAAGGTTCATCCCTGACTTTTGAAATCCCTCAAGTGAATGGGCGTAACTTGAAGAAAATGATGTGCCATGTCCATTATTCTTCCCCGGAAAATATAACTTCAGATGGTTTGAAAAATTTGTTGGTGATAAATCACACAAAGGCCATCATTCAACTTTATAAGAGAAATGCATTAGTCTCCTTTGAAGATGAGGAGTGGCAGGGGGTACTATCAAAAATAGAGCCTGGAAACAAAGTGCAAATTGTTGTTGTCTTCTGGAGCAAATTAACTGTTTACAAGACAACAATTTATCTCATATATGAAccaatgaatgaaaaaatagagCATTCCCGTGCACTAAATAAGAATGTAATGGATTCTAGTggtgaagaaaatgaatgtgttGTTGGGACCATCTCTCTTCAAGTAGAATCCATATATAAGCCAACAAATGACATAATGGAGCATTGTCATGCATCAAATAAGAATGCAATTGTTTCCAGCAGTGATGAAAATGAATGTGTTGTTGGGACCATCTCTCTTCAAGTAGAATCCATATATAAGCCAACAAATGACATAATGGAGCATTGTCATGCATCAAATAAGAATGCAATTGTTTCCAGCAGTGATGAAAATGCATGTGTTGTCAGGCCGTTCTCTCCTCAAGTGGAATCCATAGATGACTTAAGATGTGTTTCAAAAAAAGGCTTGATTAAGCGCTTATTGAATAAGTTCTTATCATGCGAATACTTTTGTAATGCAAActcagaaaataagaaaaatcaaggtTAA
- the LOC100800776 gene encoding disease resistance protein RPV1 isoform X4, which translates to MDIANKIDYFVERWRDGLCVATRIPWRGMLIAEKLIDLLVKHWRETLCEALCEAVGFSDGADLYYSREIEMVYKIEPLVVNWSTALGEAAGSISGGAHLNSQGKFANEISLLMKHWREALCEHNGIPLVFLLNFSVEEEIIRDFKDLMMSWKEALREAAGISRVVVLNYRGKVKIATEERNILVKHWAETLREAASISGIVVLNSRNESEAIKTIVENITRLLNKTELFVADNPVGIEPRVQEMIELLDQKQSNDVLILGMWGMGGIGKTTIAKAIYNKIGRNFEGKSFLAHIREVWEQDAGQVYLQEQLLFDIKKETNTKIRNVESGKVMLKERLRHKRVLLILDDVNKLHQLNVLCGSREWFGSGSRIIITTRDMHILRGRRVDKVFRMKGMDEDESIELFSWHAFKQASPREDFIELSRNLVAYSAGLPLALEVLGSYLFDMEVIEWKNVLEKLKKIPNDEVQEKLKISYDGLTDDTEKGIFLDIACFFIGMDRNDVIHILNGCGLCAENGIRVLVERSLVTVDYKNKLGMHDLLRDMGREIIRSKTPMELEERSRLWFHEDALDVLSKETGTKAIEGLALKLPRNNTKCLSTKAFKEMKKLRLLQLAGVQLVGDFKYLSKDLRWLCWHGFPLACIPTNLYQGSLVSIELENSNVNLLWKEAQVMEKLKILNLSHSHYLTQTPDFSNLPNLEKLLLIDCPRLSEISYTIGHLNKVLLINFQDCISLRKLPRSIYKLKSLKALILSGCLKIDKLEEDLEQMESLTTLIADKTAITRVPFSIVRSKRIGYISLCGYEGFSRDVFPSIIWSWMSPTNSLSSRVQTFLDVSSLVSLDVPNSSSNHLSYISKDLPLLQSLCIECGSELQLSIDAANILDALYATNFEELESTAATSQMHNMNVLTLIECNNQVHNLGSKNFRRSLLIQMGTSCQVTNILKQRILQNMTTSDGGGGCLLPGDSYPDWLTFNSEGSSLTFEIPQVNGRNLKKMMCHVHYSSPENITSDGLKNLLVINHTKAIIQLYKRNALVSFEDEEWQGVLSKIEPGNKVQIVVVFWSKLTVYKTTIYLIYEPMNEKIEHSRALNKNVMDSSGEENECVVGTISLQVESIYKPTNDIMEHCHASNKNAIVSSSDENECVVGTISLQVESIYKPTNDIMEHCHASNKNAIVSSSDENACVVRPFSPQVESIDDLRCVSKKGLIKRLLNKFLSCEYFCNANSENKKNQG; encoded by the exons ATGGACATTGCTAATAAAATAGACTACTTTGTGGAGCGTTGGAGGGACGGACTTTGTGTTGCCACTCGCATCCCGTG GAGAGGAATGTTGATTGCTGAAAAGTTAATAGATCTCCTTGTGAAGCATTGGAGGGAAACACTGTGTGAGGCACTTTGTGAGGCTGTTGGTTTCTCAGATGGTGCAGACTTATATTACAG TAGAGAAATTGAGATGGTTTATAAAATAGAACCGCTTGTGGTGAATTGGAGTACGGCACTTGGCGAGGCTGCAGGTAGCATCTCGGGGGGTGCACACCTAAATTCCCA AGGGAAGTTTGCTAATGAGATAAGCCTCCTCATGAAGCATTGGAGGGAGGCACTTTGTGAGCATAATGGCATCCCATTGGTTTTCCTCTTAAATTTCAG TGTTGAAGAGGAgattataagagattttaaggACTTAATGATGTCTTGGAAGGAAGCACTTCGTGAGGCTGCTGGCATCTCGAGGGTTGTAGTCCTAAATTACAG GGGAAAAGTGAAGATTGCTACTGAAGAGAGAAACATCCTCGTGAAACATTGGGCAGAGACACTTCGTGAGGCTGCTAGCATCTCAGGGATTGTAGTCCTAAATTCCAG gAATGAAAGTGAGGCTATCAAAACTATTGTTGAAAACATTACGCGTTTGTTAAACAAGACAGAGTTGTTCGTTGCTGATAATCCAGTCGGCATAGAACCACGAGTCCAGGAAATGATTGAACTATTAGACCAAAAACAATCAAATGATGTTCTAATACTCGGGATGTGGGGGATGGGAGGCATTGGTAAAACGACTATTGCAAAAGCCATTTACAATAAGATTGGCCGCAATTTTGAGGGAAAAAGCTTCCTCGCACATATTAGGGAAGTTTGGGAGCAAGATGCTGGTCAAGTATATCTACAAGAACAACTTCTATTTGAtatcaaaaaagaaacaaacacaaaGATACGTAATGTTGAATCAGGAAAAGTTATGTTAAAAGAACGACTTCGCCATAAAAGGGTACTTCTTATACTTGATGATGTAAATAAATTGCATCAATTGAATGTTTTGTGTGGAAGTCGTGAATGGTTTGGTTCAGGGAGTAGAATAATCATCACAACTAGAGATATGCATATACTTAGAGGGAGAAGAGTTGACAAAGTGTTcagaatgaaaggaatggatGAAGATGAATCTATTGAGCTTTTTAGTTGGCATGCATTTAAGCAAGCAAGTCCAAGAGAAGATTTTATTGAACTTTCTAGAAATTTAGTTGCTTATTCTGCGGGATTGCCACTAGCTCTTGAAGTCCTTGGGTCCTATTTGTTTGATATGGAGGTAATAGAGTGGAAGAATGTATTGGAGAAACTCAAGAAAATTCCTAATGATGAAGtacaagagaaattaaaaataagctaTGATGGTTTAACTGATGATACAGAGAAAGGAATATTCCTTGATATAGCTTGTTTCTTTATAGGAATGGACCGGAATGATGTTATACATATCTTAAATGGTTGTgggctttgtgcagaaaatgGAATACGTGTCTTGGTAGAAAGAAGCCTTGTAACTGTAGATTATAAGAACAAGCTTGGAATGCATGATTTGCTGCGAGACATGGGAAGAGAAATCATTCGTTCAAAAACACCAATGGAGCTTGAGGAGCGTAGTAGGTTATGGTTTCATGAAGATGCGCTTGATGTATTATCAAAAGAAACT GGAACAAAAGCTATTGAGGGACTGGCTTTGAAGTTACCAAGAAATAATACAAAATGTTTGAGCACTAAAGCTTTTAAGGAGATGAAAAAACTCAGGTTGCTTCAACTTGCTGGTGTACAACTGGTTGGAGATTTCAAGTATCTTTCCAAAGATCTTAGATGGCTTTGTTGGCATGGATTTCCTTTAGCATGCATACCAACAAACCTTTATCAAGGAAGTCTAGTTTCTATTGAGCTAGAAAACAGCAATGTTAATCTTTTGTGGAAAGAAGCCCAg gtAATGGAGAAGCTGAAAATTCTTAATCTCAGTCATTCTCATTATTTAACACAGACTCCAGACTTTTCAAATTTGCCTAATCTTGAAAAGCTATTACTCATAGATTGTCCAAGGTTGTCCGAGATTTCCTATACCATTGGACATCTCAATAAAGTTCTTCTAATAAATTTTCAAGATTGTATTAGCCTTCGTAAGCTTCCAAGAAGTATCTATAAGTTGAAATCTCTTAAAGCACTCATTCTTTCAGGATGTTTAAAGATTGACAAGTTAGAAGAGGATTTGGAACAAATGGAGTCTTTGACAACCCTTATTGCGGATAAGACTGCAATAACAAGAGTGCCATTTTCAATAGTTAGATCAAAAAGAATTGGATATATCTCTTTGTGCGGCTATGAAGGATTCTCACGTGATGTGTTTCCTTCAATCATTTGGTCTTGGATGTCACCAACAAATAGTCTCTCATCCCGCGTTCAAACATTTCTAGATGTGTCATCTCTCGTTTCTTTAGACGTGCCAAATAGTAGTTCCAATCATCTATCATATATTTCTAAGGACCTTCCACTGCTTCAAAGTCTTTGTATAGAGTGTGGCTCAGAACTTCAACTTTCTATAGATGCTGCAAATATTTTGGATGCTTTATATGCCACAAATTTTGAAGAATTGGAATCAACTGCAGCCACATCGCAAATGCATAATATGAATGTTTTAACATTAATTGAATGCAACAATCAAGTACACAACTTAGGATCAAAAAATTTCAGGAGATCACTTTTAATTCAAATGGGAACGAGTTGTCAAGTCACCAATATTCTGAAACAGAGAATTTTACAG AATATGACAACtagtgatggtggtggtggttgtttGCTCCCCGGTGATAGCTATCCAGATTGGTTAACCTTCAACAGCGAAGGTTCATCCCTGACTTTTGAAATCCCTCAAGTGAATGGGCGTAACTTGAAGAAAATGATGTGCCATGTCCATTATTCTTCCCCGGAAAATATAACTTCAGATGGTTTGAAAAATTTGTTGGTGATAAATCACACAAAGGCCATCATTCAACTTTATAAGAGAAATGCATTAGTCTCCTTTGAAGATGAGGAGTGGCAGGGGGTACTATCAAAAATAGAGCCTGGAAACAAAGTGCAAATTGTTGTTGTCTTCTGGAGCAAATTAACTGTTTACAAGACAACAATTTATCTCATATATGAAccaatgaatgaaaaaatagagCATTCCCGTGCACTAAATAAGAATGTAATGGATTCTAGTggtgaagaaaatgaatgtgttGTTGGGACCATCTCTCTTCAAGTAGAATCCATATATAAGCCAACAAATGACATAATGGAGCATTGTCATGCATCAAATAAGAATGCAATTGTTTCCAGCAGTGATGAAAATGAATGTGTTGTTGGGACCATCTCTCTTCAAGTAGAATCCATATATAAGCCAACAAATGACATAATGGAGCATTGTCATGCATCAAATAAGAATGCAATTGTTTCCAGCAGTGATGAAAATGCATGTGTTGTCAGGCCGTTCTCTCCTCAAGTGGAATCCATAGATGACTTAAGATGTGTTTCAAAAAAAGGCTTGATTAAGCGCTTATTGAATAAGTTCTTATCATGCGAATACTTTTGTAATGCAAActcagaaaataagaaaaatcaaggtTAA